A stretch of the Leptospiraceae bacterium genome encodes the following:
- a CDS encoding ankyrin repeat domain-containing protein: MGFLQGLSADSFRSMKNCIFNSNISCLKLFSKKKGLLKKTDVNGWSGLHWAVHARKEKIVEFLLENGLKPESGEAGTSPLHLAAWNGNLNISRLLLDAGAEIDNQDKYGDTPLMSAAIGGHFKLLELLIQKKADVNRQNKQGKTALIRAVEFEQIEIAKLLLDNQAKLSLLDGEGKSAMLYAVESGNKEMIRLLNRYGANNPYKALYSCIKANNLPCFQKSLISEDMLSYRENGKDSLLKIAIAEGSTNIINFILQHELSDSLFSDKEGSEMLLLASRLGDIKLVQKLLDKGASLHYSNAKGENALYIACQHKHTQLVSLYLNLGIDYDSHNSHSKSCSSLMKNKEYEDIAKLIQKHIDKERMEEAIEKEDMSFIKVHILDWKNSTVFCGNETLLGCAILKKKYLVMEYLAEDKDLQNKTNLRNKSPLFLAAEEGDEKAISILVRNNIQIKENSFLKVFFENASATSIEALLKDENLSPYLKPLMNRLFLYVLEHKLGDSVYQSFLSSSFLETYTETNEDGKTLLHLSLENGNKELVETLIRREPKLLEMPDLEGRLPLHYASLRGEEMLRLLSSGYSNLDIQDKYGYTPLQLALLQGEYDSCFYLLEKGASPYITNKEGDNLFSLIYQQKDIPKAFLQKILSFHQEYEKEEVDKKMWMFLYARAANFEGFVKHFSTDILNERDPSSMTILMRAASVSDNGKIVKFLLDAGAEKEERNYSDRENTALLYALLNKADASAIELIKRGAFYFRSNRAGMTPLQAAILYSGDEVIDLLIEKGVDINYLSLYGSPLHVAVKRGSKNLVKRLLEKEANPDRRDSEGFTPLMLAAKLGKEEILQLLLSKGASRERLNPFTGMSALHYACLNGHEKTVALLIEKGSSVNRQVPGNHSKYSGYTPLHFASISGNVKTVQHLLNSGVLPFEEDAEGNTALHIAASGHDPVILKLLLKRFSSFQRYPSPENKHKQTPLMFASENSLSFVRLLLDYGASIREEDEQGRTALFYALESNKEDIAKYLVLKGSEIQVEDIYRNTPLLIAVKHSNFEIARLLIDNKADANIQSRDNWGISNRWTPLMWAVHNKKRDLVKLLLHAGARVKTRDASGKNALQLATEVGADSGIMSLLEVYSKKQRN; this comes from the coding sequence TTGGGTTTTTTACAGGGTCTCAGTGCTGATTCATTTCGCTCCATGAAAAATTGCATTTTTAATTCTAATATTAGCTGTCTGAAACTCTTTTCAAAAAAGAAAGGTTTATTAAAGAAAACCGATGTTAACGGTTGGAGTGGTCTTCATTGGGCCGTACATGCTCGAAAAGAAAAGATCGTCGAATTTCTTTTGGAAAATGGACTAAAACCGGAATCCGGAGAAGCGGGAACTTCTCCACTTCACCTTGCCGCCTGGAATGGTAATTTGAACATAAGCAGACTTCTTCTGGATGCCGGAGCGGAAATAGATAATCAGGATAAATATGGAGATACTCCGTTAATGTCAGCAGCAATTGGGGGGCATTTTAAACTTTTAGAACTTTTGATACAAAAAAAGGCAGATGTAAATCGACAAAACAAACAGGGAAAGACTGCTCTAATTCGAGCTGTTGAGTTTGAACAAATAGAAATAGCTAAATTGCTTCTGGATAATCAGGCTAAGTTATCTCTTTTAGATGGAGAAGGTAAGTCAGCTATGTTGTATGCAGTAGAATCCGGGAATAAGGAAATGATTCGTCTTTTGAATCGTTATGGAGCCAACAATCCCTATAAAGCTTTATATTCCTGTATCAAGGCTAACAATCTTCCCTGTTTTCAAAAAAGTTTAATTTCTGAAGATATGCTATCTTACCGAGAAAATGGAAAAGATTCACTTTTGAAAATAGCCATTGCAGAGGGAAGCACAAATATAATAAACTTTATTCTTCAACATGAGCTTTCGGATTCTTTATTTTCCGACAAAGAGGGAAGTGAAATGTTGCTTTTGGCTTCAAGGCTTGGAGATATCAAACTGGTTCAAAAGTTACTTGATAAGGGAGCCTCTCTTCATTATTCGAATGCAAAAGGAGAAAATGCCTTATATATTGCCTGTCAACACAAACATACTCAACTTGTTTCTCTTTATCTGAATTTAGGTATAGACTATGATAGTCATAATTCCCATTCCAAAAGTTGTTCTTCTCTCATGAAGAATAAGGAATATGAAGATATTGCAAAACTTATTCAAAAGCATATAGATAAAGAGAGAATGGAAGAAGCGATAGAGAAGGAAGATATGTCTTTTATTAAAGTCCATATACTAGACTGGAAGAACTCGACTGTATTTTGTGGAAATGAAACACTACTCGGTTGCGCAATTTTAAAGAAGAAATACTTGGTAATGGAGTATTTAGCTGAAGATAAGGATTTACAAAATAAAACAAATCTGAGGAACAAATCACCCTTATTTCTGGCAGCGGAGGAAGGAGATGAAAAAGCTATTTCTATTTTAGTTAGAAATAATATTCAGATTAAAGAGAATTCTTTTCTGAAAGTTTTCTTTGAAAACGCTTCTGCTACCTCGATTGAAGCATTATTGAAAGATGAAAATCTTTCACCCTATTTAAAACCTTTAATGAACCGCTTATTTCTATACGTTCTTGAACACAAATTGGGTGATTCTGTTTATCAGTCTTTTTTAAGTTCTTCGTTTTTGGAAACTTATACAGAGACTAATGAAGATGGCAAGACCCTATTGCACCTATCTTTGGAGAATGGAAATAAAGAACTTGTGGAAACCTTAATCCGTAGAGAACCCAAACTTTTAGAGATGCCGGATTTAGAAGGAAGGCTCCCTTTGCATTATGCATCTTTAAGGGGAGAAGAAATGTTACGTTTGTTGAGCTCAGGCTATTCCAATTTAGATATACAGGATAAATATGGATATACTCCTTTGCAACTTGCCTTATTGCAGGGCGAATATGATAGCTGTTTTTACTTATTAGAGAAGGGTGCATCTCCTTATATTACAAACAAAGAAGGAGATAACCTATTTTCTCTTATATACCAACAAAAAGATATTCCAAAAGCGTTTCTGCAAAAGATCCTGAGCTTTCATCAAGAGTATGAAAAAGAAGAAGTCGATAAAAAAATGTGGATGTTTCTTTATGCCCGTGCAGCAAACTTTGAAGGGTTTGTAAAGCATTTTTCAACAGATATACTAAATGAAAGAGATCCATCTTCTATGACAATACTTATGAGAGCGGCTTCTGTTTCTGATAATGGAAAGATTGTAAAATTTTTGTTAGATGCGGGAGCAGAAAAAGAAGAAAGGAATTATTCCGATAGAGAAAATACGGCATTATTGTATGCTCTTTTGAATAAAGCAGATGCTTCTGCTATAGAATTAATTAAAAGAGGAGCATTTTATTTTCGTTCCAATCGAGCAGGGATGACTCCTTTACAGGCCGCTATCCTGTATTCAGGAGATGAGGTTATTGATTTACTTATAGAAAAAGGTGTGGATATAAATTACCTGAGTCTGTATGGCTCCCCTTTACATGTAGCTGTAAAACGAGGAAGTAAAAATTTGGTTAAAAGACTGTTGGAAAAAGAAGCTAATCCTGACAGAAGAGACTCGGAAGGATTCACTCCTTTAATGTTGGCAGCTAAATTAGGAAAAGAAGAAATTTTACAGCTTTTACTTTCTAAGGGAGCTTCGAGGGAACGTTTGAATCCTTTTACGGGTATGTCTGCCCTGCATTATGCCTGTCTCAATGGACATGAAAAGACAGTTGCGCTTCTTATAGAAAAGGGGAGTAGTGTTAATCGACAGGTGCCTGGAAACCACTCAAAATATTCCGGATATACTCCCCTACATTTTGCCAGTATCAGTGGAAATGTAAAAACAGTGCAGCATTTGTTAAATTCCGGAGTTTTACCTTTTGAAGAAGATGCTGAAGGAAATACGGCCTTGCATATTGCTGCAAGCGGACATGACCCGGTAATCTTAAAATTGCTTCTAAAACGTTTTTCAAGTTTTCAAAGGTATCCTTCTCCTGAAAACAAACATAAACAAACCCCTTTAATGTTTGCCAGCGAAAATTCACTTTCATTTGTTCGCCTTTTATTAGATTATGGAGCCAGCATTCGAGAAGAGGATGAACAGGGTAGAACTGCATTGTTCTATGCTCTTGAATCGAATAAAGAAGATATAGCTAAGTATTTAGTATTAAAAGGATCTGAAATACAGGTGGAAGATATTTATCGAAATACTCCATTATTGATTGCTGTGAAACATTCTAACTTTGAAATAGCAAGGCTTTTAATAGACAATAAAGCGGATGCGAATATTCAAAGTCGGGATAATTGGGGAATTAGTAATAGATGGACACCACTCATGTGGGCTGTTCATAATAAGAAAAGGGATCTGGTGAAACTTCTATTACACGCAGGAGCGAGAGTTAAAACACGAGACGCCTCAGGAAAGAATGCTCTTCAGTTAGCTACTGAAGTTGGTGCTGATAGCGGAATTATGAGTTTACTCGAAGTATATTCTAAGAAACAGAGGAACTGA
- a CDS encoding leucine-rich repeat domain-containing protein, giving the protein MRYILFLLFFTYCSFPAKFKAGKAVQIEGETFDSNVKTLNLSQYDLKKIPKEILEFTNLEVLNLEENYIEKIENLDNLKNLKVLKLKGNFIQKLENLDSLTELEELDLWNNKIKRVENLSKLKKLRKLDLWANPLEAKSHDWEGLISVKELSLNNCGIESISGLEKLDSLESLSLDENPSLTELDGLTGLKNLKKLNIAETGIKKMKKSTANFLQERRILINGKKAEEFLRETSIRIE; this is encoded by the coding sequence ATGCGATATATACTATTTCTTCTTTTTTTTACTTACTGTTCTTTTCCGGCTAAATTTAAAGCCGGAAAAGCCGTACAGATAGAAGGTGAAACCTTTGATTCCAATGTAAAAACCCTGAATCTTTCCCAGTATGATCTCAAGAAAATACCGAAAGAAATTCTTGAATTTACCAATTTAGAAGTTTTAAATTTGGAAGAAAACTATATAGAAAAGATAGAAAACCTGGATAATCTTAAAAACTTAAAGGTTTTAAAATTGAAAGGTAATTTCATTCAGAAATTAGAAAATCTCGATTCTCTGACAGAATTAGAAGAGCTTGATCTCTGGAATAATAAGATAAAGAGAGTGGAAAATCTTTCTAAACTTAAAAAACTTCGCAAGCTCGATTTATGGGCCAATCCCTTAGAGGCAAAAAGCCATGACTGGGAGGGACTTATTTCTGTAAAAGAATTGAGCTTGAATAATTGCGGTATCGAGTCCATCTCTGGCTTGGAAAAGCTTGATTCTCTGGAGAGCCTTTCTCTGGATGAAAATCCTTCACTTACTGAGTTAGATGGACTTACCGGTCTGAAGAATTTAAAAAAGTTAAATATTGCCGAAACAGGTATCAAAAAAATGAAGAAATCTACAGCAAACTTCTTACAAGAAAGAAGAATTCTTATTAATGGAAAAAAAGCGGAAGAGTTTCTTCGTGAAACTTCTATTCGTATTGAATAA
- a CDS encoding NAD(P)(+) transhydrogenase (Re/Si-specific) subunit beta: protein MENQIVKIAYLVASVLFIFGIKMLGKTSTARNGNLVSSLGMLVAVVAVLFEKELVGKIGITFPEILATFLISSVVGIVIAKKVEMTSMPEMVALFNGFGGAASVFVAVSEYWRMYDQNSFATEMNAVVGISIILSIIIGAVTLTGSLIAFGKLSEKITGKAIVFPGQHLLNLLFFLASIGASIMVLLQPQDLMFVMIVVGIASLLGVLTVIPIGGADMPVVISLLNSYSGIAACTTGFVLNNQLLIIAGALVGASGIILTQIMCKAMNRSLMNVLLGGFGQTVGGSTGSGQEIVVKEVDAEGAAMIFDSASTVIIVPGYGMAVAQAQHVVRELADLVEKKGASVKFAIHPVAGRMPGHMNVLLAEANVSYDKLVEMEQINDEFNSCDVCLIIGANDVVNPAARNNPESPIYGMPILNADKARTVIMCKRSMASGYAGIQNELFGYENCLMLFGDAKASMTKVVSELKEL from the coding sequence ATGGAAAATCAAATTGTAAAAATCGCATATCTCGTTGCTTCCGTTCTCTTTATTTTCGGAATCAAAATGCTTGGAAAAACCTCTACTGCAAGAAACGGAAACCTCGTTTCTTCTCTGGGTATGCTCGTAGCGGTCGTAGCGGTTCTTTTTGAAAAAGAACTCGTGGGTAAAATCGGTATTACTTTTCCGGAAATTCTGGCTACTTTTCTTATTTCTTCTGTAGTAGGGATTGTAATTGCGAAAAAGGTGGAAATGACTTCCATGCCGGAGATGGTCGCACTTTTCAACGGGTTTGGAGGAGCTGCTTCTGTTTTTGTCGCTGTTTCCGAATACTGGAGGATGTACGATCAGAATAGCTTTGCTACGGAAATGAACGCTGTAGTAGGGATATCTATTATCCTCAGTATCATTATTGGTGCAGTTACTTTAACCGGTTCTCTAATTGCTTTTGGAAAACTGAGTGAGAAAATCACCGGAAAAGCGATAGTATTCCCCGGTCAGCATTTACTGAACCTTCTATTCTTCCTCGCTTCTATCGGAGCCAGCATAATGGTACTTCTCCAGCCCCAGGATCTGATGTTTGTTATGATTGTGGTTGGAATTGCTTCTCTTTTAGGAGTTTTAACCGTGATTCCTATCGGTGGTGCGGATATGCCGGTGGTGATTTCACTCTTAAACTCTTACTCAGGAATTGCAGCCTGTACCACAGGATTTGTTCTGAATAACCAGCTCTTAATTATTGCAGGAGCTCTTGTGGGAGCTTCGGGAATCATCCTGACTCAGATTATGTGTAAGGCCATGAACCGTTCCCTTATGAATGTGCTCTTAGGTGGCTTTGGGCAGACTGTAGGTGGAAGTACCGGTTCCGGACAGGAAATCGTGGTGAAAGAAGTGGATGCTGAAGGTGCTGCTATGATCTTTGATTCTGCTTCTACAGTGATTATTGTTCCCGGTTATGGAATGGCCGTAGCTCAGGCTCAACACGTAGTTCGTGAATTAGCCGACCTGGTCGAAAAGAAAGGTGCTTCTGTAAAATTTGCGATTCACCCGGTTGCGGGTAGGATGCCCGGTCACATGAACGTTCTTCTGGCTGAAGCCAATGTAAGCTATGATAAGTTAGTAGAAATGGAACAGATAAACGACGAGTTTAACTCCTGTGACGTTTGCCTTATCATTGGAGCAAATGATGTGGTAAACCCGGCTGCCAGGAATAACCCGGAAAGTCCGATTTATGGAATGCCTATCTTAAACGCAGATAAAGCCAGAACGGTGATTATGTGTAAACGGAGTATGGCTTCCGGTTATGCGGGTATACAGAACGAATTATTTGGTTATGAAAACTGTCTGATGCTTTTTGGAGATGCCAAAGCATCTATGACTAAAGTTGTTTCCGAATTAAAAGAACTCTAA
- a CDS encoding NAD(P) transhydrogenase subunit alpha: MELIYILILAIFVGFELISKVPPTLHTPLMSGSNAISGITIVGALICAGRVENYPVSKILGLLALFLATLNVVGGYLVTDRMLQMFKKKK, from the coding sequence ATGGAGTTAATTTATATTCTAATACTGGCTATATTTGTGGGGTTCGAGTTAATCTCTAAGGTTCCTCCTACCCTGCATACACCTCTCATGTCAGGTTCTAATGCGATTTCCGGGATCACGATAGTTGGAGCCCTTATCTGTGCGGGTCGAGTGGAAAATTATCCTGTAAGTAAGATTCTGGGTCTGCTTGCACTTTTCCTGGCAACTTTGAACGTTGTGGGCGGATACCTGGTAACAGATAGAATGTTACAGATGTTTAAGAAGAAGAAATAG